In Streptomyces sp. TS71-3, the following proteins share a genomic window:
- the dnaB gene encoding replicative DNA helicase — translation MLLSKDAIADVVEVLKGRDFYRPAHETVFQAILDLYAKGEPADPITVAAELTRRGEITRVGGAAYLHSLVQTVPTAANAEYYAEIVRERAVLRRLVEAGTRITQMGYAADGDVDEIVNGAQAEIYAVTEQRTSEDYLPLGDIMEGALDEIEAIGSRSGEMTGVPTGFTDFDSLTNGLHPGQMIVIAARPAMGKALALDTALPTPTGWTTMGEVEVGDHLIAADGTPTRVVAATDVMLGRPCYRMTFDDGTTVIADADHQWLTDTRTSRRAARAEGRLRSEARAQVRTTKEIAATLRCTHLADDRLNHSVQNASPLALPDADLPESPYALGARLGVGGGDTAGGSGAGSAGAGSAGGGLSGTGSAGTGPKGADPTGLGPTGTAPTGVGPIPQQYLRGSSAQRRELLAGLLDTGGTVTGSGSVRFTSASAGLAEGFRELVVSLGHRCGPPAGRGGRRSDGAPASYTVTFSTSDDVFRQEDKRRAHEERRRPGAPRATRRFVVGVEEVESVPVRCVQVDGPGHMYLATEAMVPTHNSTLALDFARAASIKNNLPSVIFSLEMGRNEIAMRLLSAEARVALHHMRSGTMTDDDWTRLARRMPEVTAAPLFIDDSPNLSMMEIRAKCRRLKQRNDLRLVVIDYLQLMQSGGSRRAESRQQEVSDMSRNLKLLAKELELPVIALSQLNRGPEQRTDKKPMVSDLRESGCMTADTTLLRADTGAPVTFAELMANGHEGVLVWSLDEDGRLVRAPVTAVFSSGTKPVFRLRLASGRQVKATANHPFLAPEGWRPLGELAVGSRVAVPRRVPAPLGTGLDWSPARIEALADGVGGVAGPAYGVRAPECAARVPEEMYAAADGEVAVFLRRLWTGGGVRAPRAGAGPSYAGGSSEAAVSYAASSRELADGVAALLSRFGIMARIEAGAEAGAEAEAASGPGAAGTAHRVVVSGEDGVRTFRRVIGAEGAPGGPAGVFGSAGSGNEGSRRADGASGAPDELGAPGVLDARDEPGAPDDQPDVFWDPVVAIEPLGEQPVFDATVKGTHNFVADGILAHNSIEQDADMVILLHREDAYEKESPRAGEADLIVAKHRNGPTATITVAFQGHYSRFVDMAGA, via the coding sequence ATGCTGCTCTCCAAGGACGCCATCGCGGACGTCGTCGAGGTCCTCAAGGGCCGCGACTTCTACCGCCCGGCCCACGAGACCGTCTTCCAGGCGATCCTGGACCTCTACGCCAAGGGCGAGCCGGCCGACCCCATCACGGTCGCCGCGGAGCTCACCCGCCGCGGTGAGATCACCCGGGTCGGCGGCGCCGCCTACCTGCACAGCCTGGTGCAGACGGTCCCGACCGCCGCCAACGCCGAGTACTACGCGGAGATCGTCCGCGAACGCGCGGTCCTGCGCCGGCTGGTCGAGGCCGGCACCCGCATCACCCAGATGGGCTACGCCGCGGACGGCGACGTCGACGAGATCGTCAACGGCGCGCAGGCCGAGATCTACGCCGTCACCGAGCAGCGCACCAGCGAGGACTACCTTCCGCTCGGCGACATCATGGAAGGCGCGCTCGACGAGATCGAGGCGATCGGCTCGCGCAGCGGCGAGATGACCGGTGTGCCGACGGGCTTCACCGACTTCGACTCCCTCACGAACGGCCTGCACCCGGGGCAGATGATCGTCATCGCGGCGCGGCCCGCGATGGGCAAGGCGCTGGCCCTGGACACGGCCCTGCCGACCCCCACGGGCTGGACGACGATGGGCGAGGTGGAGGTCGGAGACCACCTGATCGCCGCGGACGGGACACCGACGCGCGTGGTCGCCGCCACCGACGTCATGCTCGGCCGTCCCTGCTACCGCATGACGTTCGACGACGGGACGACCGTCATCGCCGACGCGGATCACCAGTGGCTCACCGACACCCGGACGTCCCGCCGCGCCGCGCGGGCGGAGGGCCGCCTCCGGAGTGAGGCCCGCGCCCAGGTCAGGACGACCAAGGAGATCGCCGCCACCCTGCGCTGCACGCACCTCGCGGACGACCGCCTGAACCACTCCGTGCAGAACGCCTCCCCGCTGGCCCTGCCGGACGCGGACCTGCCGGAGTCCCCTTATGCGCTGGGCGCGCGGCTGGGCGTGGGCGGCGGCGATACGGCGGGGGGCTCTGGGGCGGGTTCCGCCGGTGCGGGTTCCGCTGGCGGGGGTCTCAGCGGCACGGGTTCCGCGGGCACGGGTCCCAAGGGCGCGGATCCCACCGGCCTGGGTCCCACCGGCACGGCTCCCACCGGCGTGGGTCCCATCCCCCAGCAGTACCTGCGGGGTTCGTCGGCGCAGCGAAGGGAGCTCCTGGCCGGGCTGCTGGACACCGGTGGCACGGTCACCGGGAGCGGCTCGGTCCGGTTCACGAGCGCCAGCGCGGGCCTGGCGGAGGGCTTCCGCGAACTGGTCGTGAGCCTCGGCCACCGCTGCGGCCCGCCGGCCGGGCGGGGCGGGCGCCGCTCCGACGGGGCACCGGCCTCGTACACCGTCACCTTCTCCACCTCGGACGACGTCTTCCGGCAGGAGGACAAGCGGCGGGCGCACGAAGAGCGCAGGCGTCCGGGGGCGCCCCGGGCGACGCGGCGTTTCGTCGTCGGCGTCGAGGAGGTCGAGAGCGTTCCGGTGCGCTGCGTCCAGGTGGACGGACCGGGACACATGTACCTGGCCACCGAGGCGATGGTGCCCACGCACAACAGCACGCTCGCGCTGGACTTCGCCCGCGCCGCCTCCATCAAGAACAACCTGCCGAGCGTCATCTTCTCGCTGGAGATGGGCCGCAACGAGATCGCGATGCGGCTGCTCTCCGCCGAGGCGCGCGTGGCGCTGCACCACATGCGCTCGGGCACGATGACGGACGATGACTGGACGCGCCTGGCGCGGCGGATGCCCGAGGTGACGGCGGCCCCGCTGTTCATCGACGACTCGCCGAACCTCTCCATGATGGAGATCCGCGCGAAGTGCCGCCGCCTGAAGCAGCGCAACGACCTGCGCCTGGTCGTCATCGACTACCTCCAGCTGATGCAGTCCGGCGGCTCGCGGCGCGCGGAGAGCCGCCAGCAGGAGGTCTCCGACATGTCGCGGAACCTGAAGCTGCTGGCCAAGGAGCTGGAGCTGCCGGTCATCGCCCTCTCGCAGCTCAACCGCGGTCCCGAGCAGCGTACGGACAAGAAGCCGATGGTGTCCGACCTGCGCGAGTCGGGCTGCATGACCGCCGACACGACCCTGCTGCGCGCCGACACGGGCGCGCCGGTCACCTTCGCCGAGCTGATGGCGAACGGCCACGAGGGCGTGCTCGTCTGGTCGCTCGACGAGGACGGGCGGCTGGTGCGGGCACCGGTCACCGCCGTGTTCTCGTCCGGTACGAAGCCGGTGTTCCGGTTGCGGCTGGCCTCGGGGCGGCAGGTCAAGGCGACGGCGAACCATCCGTTCCTGGCGCCAGAGGGCTGGCGGCCGCTGGGGGAGCTCGCGGTGGGCAGCAGGGTCGCGGTACCGCGGCGGGTTCCGGCGCCGCTGGGCACGGGGCTCGACTGGTCGCCGGCCCGCATCGAGGCCCTGGCGGACGGGGTGGGGGGCGTAGCGGGTCCGGCGTACGGGGTGCGGGCGCCGGAGTGCGCGGCGCGGGTGCCCGAGGAGATGTACGCCGCCGCCGACGGCGAAGTGGCGGTCTTCCTGCGGCGCCTGTGGACGGGCGGCGGTGTCCGCGCTCCCCGGGCGGGCGCGGGCCCCTCGTACGCCGGGGGATCCTCGGAGGCGGCCGTCTCCTACGCCGCGTCGAGCCGGGAGCTGGCCGACGGCGTGGCGGCGCTGCTGTCCCGGTTCGGGATCATGGCGAGGATCGAGGCGGGGGCGGAGGCAGGGGCAGAGGCGGAGGCGGCATCGGGGCCGGGCGCCGCCGGTACCGCGCACCGCGTGGTGGTGTCCGGCGAGGACGGAGTGCGTACCTTCCGGCGGGTGATCGGCGCGGAGGGTGCGCCGGGTGGGCCGGCTGGGGTCTTCGGGTCGGCCGGGTCCGGGAACGAGGGCTCCCGCAGGGCCGACGGTGCCTCAGGCGCGCCCGACGAACTGGGTGCACCCGGCGTGCTGGATGCGCGCGACGAGCCGGGCGCGCCCGACGACCAGCCCGACGTCTTCTGGGATCCCGTCGTCGCCATCGAACCGCTCGGCGAGCAGCCGGTCTTCGACGCCACGGTCAAGGGCACGCACAACTTCGTCGCGGACGGCATCCTCGCCCACAACAGCATCGAGCAGGACGCGGACATGGTCATCCTGCTGCACCGCGAGGACGCCTACGAGAAGGAGTCCCCGCGCGCGGGCGAGGCGGACCTGATCGTCGCCAAGCACCGCAACGGCCCCACGGCCACCATCACCGTGGCCTTCCAGGGCCACTATTCACGGTTCGTGGACATGGCGGGGGCGTAG
- a CDS encoding MATE family efflux transporter, whose translation MTQAPAAAGRTPEKRHRRHDREIVTLALPAFGALVAEPLFVMADSAIVGHLGTSQLAGLGVASALLTTAVSVFVFLAYATTAAVARRVGAGDLQAAIRQGMDGIWLALILGAAIILIVLPTAPALVELFGASPTAAPYAATYLRISALGIPAMLIVLAATGVLRGLQNTRTPLYVAIGGFVANGVLNAGLVYGAGLGIAGSAWGTVIAQCAMAAVYLTVVIRGARRHGASLRPDAAGIRASAGAGAPLLVRTLSLRAILMIATAVAARLGDADIAAHQIVQSLWSLLAFALDAIAIAGQAIIGRYLGADDAQGARDACRRMVQWGIATGVVLGLLVVLTRPLFLPLFTSDATVKDTALPALLMVALSQPICGIVFVLDGVLMGAGDGPYLAWAMLITLAVFAPAALLVPVLGGGLTALWGAMTLMMVVRMLTLWLRSRSGRWIITGATR comes from the coding sequence ATGACACAGGCTCCCGCGGCGGCCGGCCGCACTCCGGAGAAGAGACACCGGCGGCACGACCGGGAGATCGTGACCCTCGCCCTCCCCGCTTTCGGCGCGCTCGTCGCCGAACCGCTCTTCGTCATGGCCGACAGCGCGATCGTGGGCCATCTGGGCACCAGCCAACTCGCCGGACTCGGCGTCGCCTCCGCTCTGCTCACCACCGCCGTCAGCGTCTTCGTCTTCCTGGCCTACGCCACGACCGCAGCCGTGGCGCGCCGCGTCGGCGCCGGCGATCTCCAGGCCGCCATCCGGCAGGGCATGGACGGCATCTGGCTCGCCCTCATCCTCGGCGCCGCCATCATCCTGATCGTGCTGCCCACGGCACCGGCACTCGTGGAGCTCTTCGGCGCCTCACCCACCGCGGCCCCCTATGCGGCGACCTACCTGCGGATCTCGGCCCTCGGCATCCCCGCCATGCTGATCGTGCTGGCCGCCACCGGTGTCCTGCGCGGTCTTCAGAACACCCGCACTCCGCTCTACGTCGCCATCGGGGGCTTCGTCGCCAACGGCGTCCTCAACGCCGGCCTGGTCTACGGCGCCGGTCTCGGCATCGCCGGTTCGGCCTGGGGCACGGTCATCGCCCAGTGCGCCATGGCGGCCGTCTACCTCACCGTCGTCATCCGCGGCGCCCGCCGGCACGGCGCCTCGCTCCGGCCCGACGCCGCGGGGATCCGGGCCAGCGCCGGAGCGGGCGCGCCCCTGCTGGTCCGTACGCTCTCGCTCCGGGCGATCCTGATGATCGCCACCGCGGTCGCGGCGCGGCTGGGAGACGCCGACATCGCCGCCCACCAGATCGTCCAGTCGCTCTGGAGCCTGCTGGCGTTCGCCCTCGACGCCATCGCCATCGCCGGGCAGGCGATCATCGGCCGCTACCTCGGCGCGGACGACGCCCAGGGCGCCCGCGACGCCTGCCGGAGGATGGTGCAGTGGGGGATCGCCACCGGTGTGGTCCTCGGCCTTCTGGTGGTGCTGACCCGGCCGCTGTTCCTGCCGCTCTTCACCTCGGACGCCACCGTCAAGGACACCGCCCTGCCGGCCCTGTTGATGGTCGCCCTCTCCCAGCCGATCTGCGGAATCGTCTTCGTCCTGGACGGCGTCCTGATGGGCGCCGGAGACGGCCCCTATCTGGCCTGGGCGATGCTGATCACCTTGGCGGTCTTCGCTCCCGCGGCACTGCTGGTCCCGGTGCTCGGCGGCGGGCTCACCGCCCTCTGGGGAGCCATGACGCTCATGATGGTGGTGCGCATGCTGACCCTCTGGCTCCGCTCCCGCTCCGGCCGCTGGATCATCACCGGCGCCACGCGCTGA
- the rplI gene encoding 50S ribosomal protein L9 produces the protein MKIIMTHEVSGLGAAGDVVEVKDGYARNYLIPRKFAIRWTKGGEKDVEQIRRARKIHEIATIEQANEIKARLEGVKVRLAVRSGDAGRLFGSVTPADVASAIKAAGGPDVDKRRVELGAPIKTLGAHATSVRLHPEVAAQVTIEVVAA, from the coding sequence ATGAAGATCATCATGACTCATGAGGTCTCCGGCCTCGGTGCCGCGGGCGATGTCGTCGAGGTCAAGGACGGCTATGCCCGCAACTACCTGATCCCGCGGAAGTTCGCGATCCGCTGGACCAAGGGTGGCGAGAAGGACGTCGAGCAGATCCGTCGTGCTCGGAAGATCCACGAGATTGCGACCATCGAGCAGGCCAACGAGATCAAGGCCCGGCTTGAGGGCGTCAAGGTCCGCCTGGCCGTGCGTTCCGGCGACGCCGGGCGCCTCTTCGGCTCCGTCACGCCGGCCGATGTCGCTTCGGCGATCAAGGCCGCGGGCGGGCCCGATGTCGACAAGCGCCGTGTGGAGCTGGGCGCGCCGATCAAGACGCTGGGCGCCCACGCGACGTCCGTGCGTCTGCACCCCGAGGTGGCCGCCCAGGTCACCATCGAGGTCGTCGCCGCCTGA
- the rpsR gene encoding 30S ribosomal protein S18 has translation MAKPPVRKPKKKVCAFCKDKVTYVDYKDTNMLRKFISDRGKIRARRVTGNCTQHQRDVATAVKNSREMALLPYTSTAR, from the coding sequence ATGGCGAAGCCGCCTGTGCGCAAGCCAAAGAAAAAGGTCTGCGCATTCTGCAAGGACAAGGTCACGTACGTGGACTACAAGGACACGAACATGCTGCGGAAGTTCATTTCCGACCGCGGCAAGATCCGTGCCCGCCGGGTGACCGGCAACTGCACGCAGCACCAGCGTGACGTCGCCACGGCTGTGAAGAACAGCCGTGAGATGGCGCTGCTGCCCTACACCTCCACCGCGCGCTGA